Proteins encoded together in one Rhipicephalus sanguineus isolate Rsan-2018 chromosome 9, BIME_Rsan_1.4, whole genome shotgun sequence window:
- the LOC119405446 gene encoding zinc finger protein 239, producing MARERKSARSGPSTRDVGRSGASGDDVIRCRGSESVSQAKPKRKYANVKDHKCGVCGKALSCKAGLKRHLAATHAGKKPYDCRCCPATFASKWNRDKHLLTHSGEKNHGCPTCGKMFTRKGSVVNHFRQHTGEKPFKCHLCPAEFTNRPSLSGHVLTHTGEKPHKCEHCGRRFALRVTLVHHNRTHTGETPFSCDRCPAAFSQKSTLDCHLLTHTKEKSWQCSQRSKTFARKCILKRHSRVHTGERPFKCDVCPATFADRSYLRVHKRTHTGEKPYECGMCGRRFSTRSNLKVHAPAVHGIASADEGEPSNQEPTVAAQRTARRRRS from the coding sequence ATGTCGTGGCAGCGAAAGCGTGTCCCAGGCCAAGCCTAAGCGGAAGTACGCCAACGTGAAGGATCACAAGTGCGGCGTGTGCGGCAAGGCTTTAAGCTGCAAAGCGGGCCTCAAGCGTCATCTCGCGGCGACACACGCTGGCAAAAAGCCGTACGACTGCCGCTGCTGCCCTGCGACATTCGCGTCGAAATGGAACCGCGACAAGCACTTGCTTACACACTCGGGCGAAAAGAACCACGGCTGTCCCACGTGCGGCAAAATGTTCACCAGAAAGGGTTCCGTCGTGAACCACTTCCGTCAGCACACTGGCGAAAAACCGTTTAAATGCCACCTCTGCCCGGCGGAGTTCACGAATCGGCCCTCGTTATCTGGCCACGTTTTAACCCACACCGGAGAAAAGCCGCACAAGTGCGAACATTGTGGCAGAAGGTTCGCGCTACGAGTGACCCTCGTGCACCACAACCGGACGCACACCGGCGAGACGCCATTCAGTTGTGACAGGTGTCCGGCCGCGTTCTCCCAGAAGAGCACGCTGGACTGTCATCTCCTTACGCACACCAAGGAGAAGTCGTGGCAGTGCAGCCAGCGCTCCAAGACATTCGCGAGGAAGTGCATCCTGAAGCGCCACTCGCGGGTGCATACCGGCGAACGGCCGTTCAAATGCGACGTCTGTCCAGCCACCTTCGCCGATCGCTCTTACCTGCGTGTTCACAAGCGGACCCACACCGGCGAAAAGCCCTACGAATGCGGCATGTGCGGCCGCAGATTCTCGACGCGAAGTAACCTCAAGGTTCACGCTCCCGCAGTCCATGGCATTGCAAGCGCTGATGAGGGCGAGCCAAGTAACCAGGAGCCTACCGTCGCGGCGCAACGAACTGCGAGACGGCGTCGATCGTGA